In the genome of Streptococcus oralis, one region contains:
- a CDS encoding FAD-dependent oxidoreductase: MKIIIVGGVAGGMSAATRLRRLMEDAEIIIFEKGPFVSFANCGLPYYVSGEIANRDSLLVQTPESLRARFNLDVRPFHEVIQISPEEHTVTVRHDGQEFTESYDKLILSPGAKPFVPTIEGLAEAKNAYTLRNVPDLNEIMAALDNHPKEAVVIGAGFIGLEMAENLAKRGLQVTIVEKAPHVLPPLDQEMAAFVQAELVKNGVRVITSQSATRFEDQGKTIVLENGQKIASDLTILSVGVEPENGLAQAAGIELGLRGGILVNENYETSQKDIFAVGDAIVVKQEITGQDALISLASPANRQGRQVADVIAGLGRTNKGSIGTAIVRAFDMTAASTGLSERILSMNQLPYKALHVSGKDHAGYYPGATDMTLKLLFDPNTGKIYGAQGVGKKGVDKRIDILATAIKGNLTVFDLPELEFTYAPPFGSAKDPVNMLGYAALNLIEGLSDNIQWHQLEDELATGKKFLDVRTSGEFQSGRLKVDTIHIPLNELRERLDELDKNQAYIVSCHSGLRSYIAERILKQAGFTVQNFDGAYSLYKMANPEGVEYGN; this comes from the coding sequence ATGAAAATTATCATTGTCGGAGGAGTTGCAGGCGGTATGTCAGCAGCAACCCGTCTCAGACGCCTCATGGAAGACGCTGAGATCATTATTTTTGAGAAAGGTCCCTTTGTTTCCTTTGCAAACTGCGGACTTCCTTACTATGTTTCAGGAGAAATTGCAAACCGTGATAGTTTATTGGTCCAAACTCCTGAAAGTCTCAGGGCACGCTTTAATCTCGATGTGCGGCCATTTCACGAGGTTATCCAGATTTCGCCAGAAGAACACACTGTGACGGTGCGGCATGATGGACAGGAATTCACAGAAAGCTACGACAAGCTGATCCTCTCCCCAGGAGCTAAACCATTTGTCCCTACCATTGAAGGCTTGGCAGAAGCTAAGAATGCCTACACGCTTCGCAATGTTCCTGACCTCAATGAGATTATGGCAGCCTTGGACAATCATCCAAAAGAAGCTGTCGTTATCGGTGCAGGCTTTATCGGGCTTGAAATGGCTGAAAATCTGGCAAAACGTGGATTGCAAGTCACCATCGTGGAGAAAGCACCCCATGTCTTGCCACCATTAGATCAGGAAATGGCGGCCTTTGTCCAAGCAGAATTGGTCAAAAACGGCGTTCGCGTTATCACTTCTCAGTCTGCGACTCGATTTGAAGATCAAGGAAAAACCATCGTTCTCGAAAACGGTCAAAAGATTGCTTCTGACCTCACCATCCTTTCTGTAGGTGTTGAACCTGAAAATGGACTGGCTCAGGCAGCGGGGATTGAACTGGGACTCCGTGGTGGGATTCTCGTCAACGAAAACTACGAAACCAGTCAAAAAGATATTTTTGCAGTTGGAGATGCCATCGTCGTCAAGCAAGAGATTACTGGCCAAGATGCCCTCATCTCTCTAGCTTCTCCTGCCAATCGTCAGGGACGCCAAGTGGCGGACGTCATCGCAGGACTCGGCCGTACAAACAAGGGCAGTATCGGCACTGCAATCGTTCGTGCCTTTGATATGACAGCTGCTTCGACTGGTCTCAGCGAGCGTATCCTTAGCATGAATCAACTTCCTTACAAGGCCCTTCATGTCAGCGGTAAAGACCACGCTGGTTATTATCCCGGCGCTACTGATATGACCTTGAAGCTCCTCTTTGACCCAAACACTGGAAAAATCTATGGTGCCCAAGGAGTTGGGAAGAAAGGTGTTGACAAACGAATCGATATCCTAGCAACTGCTATCAAGGGAAATCTCACCGTCTTTGACTTACCAGAGTTAGAGTTTACCTATGCGCCACCATTTGGCTCTGCCAAGGATCCCGTCAATATGCTGGGCTACGCAGCCTTGAACCTTATCGAAGGTCTCAGCGACAATATTCAATGGCACCAGCTCGAAGACGAACTGGCTACTGGTAAGAAATTCCTAGATGTACGGACAAGTGGCGAATTCCAGAGTGGTCGACTCAAAGTCGATACCATTCATATCCCCCTAAATGAACTACGAGAACGCTTGGATGAACTAGACAAGAACCAAGCCTATATCGTTAGCTGCCACAGTGGTTTACGCAGCTATATCGCAGAGCGTATCCTTAAACAAGCAGGATTTACCGTCCAAAACTTTGACGGCGCTTATTCACTATACAAAATGGCTAACCCAGAAGGAGTAGAATATGGTAACTAA
- a CDS encoding rhodanese-like domain-containing protein: protein MFHLFTKIDSISTSELEAKLREPIQLLDVRTPMEFRRGHIKNAKNVPLTEIGSYTPATKETLYVICHSGVRSKLAAKKLKKKGYDVVNVRGGMSAWTGKVI, encoded by the coding sequence ATGTTTCACTTATTTACAAAAATTGACAGTATTTCTACCAGCGAGTTAGAAGCTAAACTCAGAGAACCAATTCAGCTACTAGATGTTCGGACGCCTATGGAATTCCGTAGAGGTCATATCAAAAATGCAAAAAATGTTCCTTTAACGGAAATCGGATCTTACACACCTGCGACAAAAGAAACACTTTATGTCATTTGTCATTCTGGTGTACGAAGCAAACTGGCTGCGAAGAAGCTAAAGAAAAAAGGTTACGATGTCGTCAATGTTCGAGGCGGTATGAGCGCTTGGACAGGTAAGGTCATCTAG
- a CDS encoding sugar O-acetyltransferase produces MTSEYQKMIAGEPYRPSDPELRALAQTARQKQADFNQELDPLKGAEIIKTWFGSTGQNLYVNPRLVVDYGVNIHLGENFYSNWNLTMLDVCPIRIGNNAMLGPNCQFLTPLHPLDPHERNSGVEYGKPITIGDNFWAGGGVIVLPGVTLGNNVVAGAGAVITKSFGDNVVLAGNPARVIKEIPVK; encoded by the coding sequence ATGACTAGCGAATACCAGAAAATGATAGCAGGGGAGCCTTACCGTCCGTCGGATCCAGAATTACGGGCCTTGGCTCAGACAGCACGTCAGAAGCAGGCTGATTTCAATCAGGAGCTAGATCCCTTAAAAGGTGCGGAGATTATCAAGACTTGGTTTGGTTCAACTGGGCAAAATCTCTATGTCAATCCACGCCTGGTGGTCGATTATGGGGTCAACATCCATCTAGGGGAAAATTTTTATTCTAATTGGAACTTGACCATGCTGGATGTTTGTCCGATTCGCATCGGGAACAACGCCATGCTTGGCCCCAACTGTCAGTTTTTAACCCCACTCCACCCACTGGATCCGCATGAACGCAATTCAGGGGTCGAATACGGCAAGCCCATCACCATCGGAGATAATTTCTGGGCTGGAGGTGGTGTCATTGTCCTTCCTGGGGTGACACTGGGTAATAATGTCGTCGCTGGAGCAGGGGCCGTGATTACCAAGTCCTTTGGAGACAATGTCGTCCTAGCTGGCAATCCTGCGCGTGTGATTAAGGAAATACCTGTGAAATAG
- a CDS encoding carbohydrate-binding domain-containing protein, with the protein MKSKKWTLLVTSLTAMVLMAACSQSTTTSNTNATTNSATTTATKTNQSSYFTEKDNDTSYDESTASKIELSGSSANVSGEGVTVSESTVTITKSGTYVISGQSDGVQIKVEADKSADVHLVLKGATMTNTNAAISATSAGHVYLTLAEGTTNSLSDSSSNSDEKADAALFSKVDLTINGKGTLNVDGKKNNGIKANDALHITGGTYNITAIGDAFNVNDELNITGTTMTIDAKEDGVKVDNDEDTSVGTMYLSNNNITVTAGDDGIHAAGDDGIHASGDLVIDSGTYTVKNSTEGLEGKSITINGGDISIYSTDDGVNAANKNAQQSEIFFTMNGGNLTVEVGQGDTDPIDSNGNITVTGGTIKMIGQTGFDFDGTATYTGGDIYLNGEKQTEIVNSMPGGGGPNGGPQGGGPAPGGQG; encoded by the coding sequence ATGAAATCAAAAAAATGGACCCTACTCGTAACGAGTTTAACGGCAATGGTACTGATGGCAGCATGTTCCCAGTCAACAACTACATCCAATACCAATGCGACGACAAATAGTGCAACAACAACTGCAACAAAGACAAACCAATCATCCTATTTTACAGAGAAGGACAATGATACTTCTTATGATGAAAGCACAGCTTCTAAGATTGAGTTATCTGGCTCATCTGCAAACGTCTCTGGAGAAGGGGTGACAGTCTCTGAATCAACAGTGACCATCACAAAATCTGGGACCTATGTAATTTCAGGTCAGTCTGACGGAGTGCAGATCAAGGTCGAGGCAGATAAGTCGGCAGATGTTCACCTAGTCCTAAAAGGTGCGACCATGACCAATACCAATGCAGCGATATCTGCGACATCAGCTGGCCACGTCTACTTGACTTTAGCAGAGGGGACCACCAACAGTCTCTCTGACTCAAGCTCTAACAGTGACGAAAAAGCAGACGCAGCTCTCTTTTCTAAGGTGGATTTGACCATCAACGGGAAAGGAACTCTCAATGTAGATGGCAAGAAGAACAATGGTATCAAGGCCAACGACGCCCTCCACATCACGGGTGGAACCTATAACATCACAGCAATTGGCGATGCCTTTAATGTCAATGATGAACTCAACATCACTGGTACGACCATGACTATCGATGCCAAAGAAGATGGCGTAAAGGTGGACAATGACGAGGATACTTCAGTCGGAACCATGTACCTATCCAACAACAACATCACCGTCACAGCAGGAGATGATGGCATCCACGCAGCAGGAGATGATGGCATCCACGCATCAGGTGATTTGGTTATCGATAGTGGTACCTACACCGTCAAGAATTCGACAGAAGGACTTGAAGGTAAGTCCATCACTATCAACGGTGGGGACATTAGCATCTATTCGACAGATGATGGAGTCAATGCAGCCAACAAAAATGCCCAACAGAGTGAAATCTTCTTCACCATGAACGGTGGGAACCTGACAGTAGAAGTCGGTCAAGGAGATACAGACCCAATTGACTCAAACGGCAATATCACGGTCACAGGCGGAACCATTAAAATGATTGGTCAAACAGGTTTTGACTTTGATGGAACAGCGACCTACACAGGCGGGGATATCTATCTCAACGGTGAAAAACAAACGGAAATTGTCAACTCTATGCCTG